Proteins found in one Arthrobacter pascens genomic segment:
- a CDS encoding NUDIX hydrolase: MTETHPAPARFPVTVDVVALTVRDGGLNVLLITRLIDPFRGRLALPGGFILAGEELLEAAGRELAEETGVGHHPGHLEQLGSYGPKGRDPRGDVLTVAHLLLAPDFPVLAAGSDAEHAAWYPVRHVLNGDLQLAFDHERILTDAVERAKSKLEYSPLAAAFCGDEFTIAQLRAVYEAVWGTRLDPRNFHRKATGTPDFLQDTGRMTTGDAGRPAALFRLAAAARPAAGQPTRAVLNPPLMRPRD; encoded by the coding sequence ATGACTGAAACCCATCCGGCACCGGCGCGATTTCCGGTGACTGTCGACGTCGTCGCCCTCACCGTGCGCGACGGCGGGCTGAACGTTCTGCTTATCACCCGCCTCATCGATCCGTTCCGCGGCAGGCTCGCCCTCCCGGGCGGATTCATCCTGGCCGGCGAGGAGTTGCTGGAGGCGGCGGGCCGGGAACTTGCGGAGGAAACGGGCGTCGGGCATCACCCGGGCCATTTGGAGCAATTAGGCAGCTATGGCCCCAAGGGCCGCGACCCGCGCGGGGACGTTCTCACTGTCGCCCATCTGCTGCTCGCTCCCGACTTTCCGGTTCTGGCGGCAGGGAGCGACGCCGAGCACGCGGCCTGGTACCCCGTCCGTCATGTCCTGAATGGCGATTTACAGCTCGCCTTTGATCATGAGCGGATTCTGACCGACGCGGTGGAGCGGGCGAAGTCAAAGCTGGAATACTCGCCCCTGGCGGCGGCTTTTTGCGGCGACGAGTTCACCATTGCCCAGCTCCGGGCCGTGTATGAGGCCGTCTGGGGAACGCGTCTTGACCCCCGGAACTTCCATCGCAAGGCAACGGGTACGCCCGACTTCTTGCAAGACACCGGGCGGATGACAACAGGAGACGCGGGCCGTCCCGCCGCGCTTTTCCGGCTGGCCGCAGCAGCCCGCCCGGCAGCGGGCCAGCCCACGCGGGCTGTGCTCAACCCACCGCTCATGCGACCCCGTGATTGA
- a CDS encoding ABC transporter permease has product MTNGVAMQELSPGPARVSQRPQWLADGTATQLISAALLAGLVAFAVAGPLVWPDHALQDLSRFLEPPGPAEPLGRDHLGRSVIARLAHAAQLSLVMAVLCVSAALLFGTLAGIAAAWRGGWVDSVLHGLSEVFIALPALLVVLVVSAIANGDLWTLCLGLALSQWVEYFRMVRARSGLVLAGPAVESAGLLQLGPVHIVRRHLFPELRPLLTTMATFGVGSSILALSTLGFVGIGVRPPTPELGLMITEAFPFYHEAPWMALAPVLVLTTILIGLLGLRSKESRA; this is encoded by the coding sequence GTGACGAACGGCGTCGCCATGCAAGAACTTTCTCCCGGACCAGCCCGAGTCTCCCAACGGCCGCAATGGCTGGCCGACGGCACAGCAACCCAGCTCATTTCCGCAGCGCTGCTGGCTGGCCTGGTCGCTTTCGCGGTAGCCGGACCGCTGGTCTGGCCGGATCACGCGCTTCAGGACCTGTCCAGGTTCCTGGAGCCACCGGGACCCGCGGAACCGCTTGGCCGTGACCACCTGGGCCGCAGTGTCATTGCGCGGCTGGCCCACGCCGCCCAGCTCTCCCTCGTAATGGCGGTGCTGTGCGTCAGCGCTGCCCTGCTGTTCGGAACACTGGCGGGCATAGCTGCCGCCTGGCGCGGCGGCTGGGTCGATTCGGTGCTGCACGGCCTGTCTGAGGTGTTCATCGCGCTGCCGGCCCTGCTGGTGGTTCTCGTCGTCTCGGCCATCGCCAACGGTGACCTCTGGACTCTCTGCCTGGGGTTGGCACTGTCGCAGTGGGTGGAGTATTTCCGGATGGTGCGCGCCCGGAGCGGACTGGTCCTGGCCGGCCCTGCGGTGGAATCCGCGGGCCTGCTCCAGCTCGGCCCCGTTCACATCGTACGCAGGCACCTCTTCCCTGAGCTGCGCCCGCTCCTGACCACCATGGCGACCTTCGGCGTAGGCTCATCCATCCTTGCACTGTCCACGCTGGGGTTCGTGGGGATCGGTGTCCGCCCGCCCACGCCGGAGTTGGGGCTGATGATCACCGAAGCCTTCCCGTTCTATCACGAGGCACCCTGGATGGCCCTGGCGCCGGTCCTGGTTCTCACCACCATCCTGATCGGGCTCTTGGGCCTGCGGAGCAAGGAGTCCCGAGCATGA
- a CDS encoding triose-phosphate isomerase family protein, whose amino-acid sequence MIGSSQPGTLYVGVSTKMYLGYRDSLEWLAAVRSEVDARPALKAGRVVPFVIPSFPMLPAAGKILAGSPLILGAQNCGWADGPWTGEVSPSLLAELGVGVVEVGHAERRRHLGEDAAMIARKVRAADAAGVTPLLCVGEGSAAGAGVSGEQTAAAFVHQQIQEAVDGDWNLASRLVIAYEPVWAIGAAEPASATYVSAVVRFLREMLGAHSPVAGSSLGELPVIYGGSAKPGLLPALEDISGLFLGRYAHDAANFGKVLDEALARAADCEPFPVSVDAGNGADERRSSER is encoded by the coding sequence ATGATTGGATCCAGTCAGCCGGGGACCTTGTACGTCGGTGTCAGCACCAAGATGTACCTGGGATACCGGGACAGCCTGGAGTGGCTCGCTGCAGTCCGGTCCGAAGTGGACGCCCGCCCGGCCCTCAAAGCCGGGCGGGTGGTCCCGTTTGTGATCCCCTCATTCCCCATGCTCCCGGCAGCCGGCAAGATCCTGGCGGGTTCACCGCTCATCCTCGGCGCCCAGAACTGCGGGTGGGCGGATGGCCCATGGACCGGGGAAGTGTCGCCGTCGCTGCTCGCCGAACTCGGCGTGGGCGTTGTCGAAGTTGGGCACGCAGAACGGCGCCGCCACCTGGGGGAGGACGCCGCCATGATTGCGCGCAAAGTCAGGGCGGCGGACGCCGCCGGCGTCACCCCGCTGCTGTGCGTCGGGGAGGGCTCGGCGGCAGGAGCGGGGGTTTCCGGAGAGCAGACGGCTGCGGCGTTTGTCCACCAACAGATCCAGGAAGCGGTCGACGGCGACTGGAACCTGGCTTCGCGGCTGGTCATTGCGTACGAACCCGTCTGGGCCATCGGCGCCGCCGAGCCCGCCAGCGCAACGTACGTGTCCGCCGTCGTGCGTTTCCTGCGTGAAATGCTGGGCGCGCATTCGCCGGTAGCCGGCAGCTCATTGGGGGAGCTGCCGGTCATCTACGGGGGTTCCGCAAAGCCGGGGCTGCTGCCCGCGCTTGAGGACATTTCGGGTCTTTTCCTTGGCCGCTATGCCCACGACGCCGCCAATTTCGGCAAGGTCCTGGACGAGGCTTTGGCGCGTGCTGCTGATTGTGAGCCATTCCCGGTATCGGTGGATGCCGGAAATGGTGCAGACGAACGGCGCTCCAGCGAGCGGTAA
- a CDS encoding ABC transporter ATP-binding protein translates to MSLRLNNLVVTHGGKVLVETAQLDFEPGRPVTIVGESGSGKSLLAHAIMGTLPANLTARGTLTVDGHSYDVSDQANRRRLWGRTMSLLPQEPVLALDPTMRAGEQVAEGALTFTADKRGARRAADALLSSLGLRQATRAFPHTLSGGMAQRVAFAAATIGGAPVLIADEPSKGLDQRARADLAELLRSHLKGGGILLTITHDLDLARELGGEVLVMKDAHVVEQGAAGQVLAQPVHPYTRRLLGAEPSHWRHPWMRGPLDAAEWADAEHGRQVESEGTLLVSGEGLTKSFGGQQLFSNLSFDVRAGERIALSGPSGSGKTTLGNILLRLLPPDAGTVQHSDALKGGRLQKLYQDPALAFPARIPLKDSLGDVVRRHRLERDRLEELMGLLGLAPELLQRRPGQISGGELQRLAIIRSMLLEPALVFADEPTSRLDLITQEETVRCLMEQVDRLDCALVLVTHDDGLAAAVTTRSIPLGVTPPLTLPQLQVTGG, encoded by the coding sequence ATGAGCCTGCGTCTCAACAACCTCGTCGTTACCCACGGCGGCAAAGTCCTGGTCGAGACCGCCCAGCTGGACTTCGAGCCCGGGCGCCCCGTGACGATCGTCGGTGAGAGTGGTTCGGGCAAATCCCTCCTGGCCCACGCAATCATGGGCACGCTCCCGGCGAACCTCACAGCCCGGGGAACCCTGACTGTGGATGGCCACTCCTATGACGTCAGCGATCAGGCGAACCGGCGCAGGCTATGGGGGCGAACCATGTCCCTTCTGCCCCAGGAGCCCGTGCTCGCCCTGGACCCCACAATGCGGGCCGGCGAGCAGGTGGCAGAAGGAGCCCTCACCTTCACAGCGGACAAACGTGGCGCCCGGCGCGCTGCGGATGCCCTTCTTTCCTCCCTCGGCCTGCGGCAGGCTACCAGGGCCTTTCCACATACGCTTTCCGGCGGCATGGCGCAGAGAGTGGCGTTCGCTGCCGCAACTATCGGCGGTGCTCCCGTTCTCATCGCGGATGAGCCCTCCAAGGGGCTGGACCAACGTGCCAGGGCGGACCTGGCGGAACTGCTGCGAAGCCATCTCAAGGGGGGCGGCATCCTGCTGACCATCACCCATGACCTTGATCTGGCCCGCGAGCTCGGCGGGGAGGTCCTAGTGATGAAGGATGCCCATGTTGTGGAGCAGGGAGCGGCCGGCCAGGTGCTGGCACAGCCGGTGCACCCGTATACGCGCAGGCTCCTGGGGGCCGAACCGTCCCACTGGAGGCATCCGTGGATGAGGGGTCCCTTGGATGCGGCGGAATGGGCGGACGCTGAGCACGGAAGGCAGGTGGAAAGTGAGGGCACCCTTCTGGTCTCGGGAGAGGGCCTCACCAAGTCCTTCGGCGGTCAACAACTGTTCAGCAATCTCTCCTTCGATGTCAGGGCGGGGGAGCGGATTGCATTAAGCGGTCCCAGCGGAAGCGGAAAGACCACCCTCGGGAACATACTGCTCCGGCTCCTCCCGCCCGACGCCGGAACGGTGCAGCATTCGGACGCGCTGAAGGGGGGCCGGCTCCAAAAGCTCTACCAGGACCCCGCCCTGGCATTTCCCGCACGGATACCGCTGAAGGACTCACTGGGCGACGTGGTGCGCCGTCACAGGCTGGAACGCGACCGGCTGGAGGAACTCATGGGCTTACTGGGGCTTGCTCCCGAACTTCTTCAGCGCAGGCCTGGGCAGATATCCGGCGGGGAACTGCAGCGGCTCGCCATCATCAGGTCGATGCTTCTTGAGCCGGCCCTGGTCTTCGCCGACGAACCGACGTCCCGCCTGGACCTCATCACCCAGGAAGAGACGGTGCGCTGCCTCATGGAGCAGGTCGACCGGCTGGACTGCGCCCTGGTTCTGGTTACGCACGACGACGGCCTTGCCGCCGCCGTTACCACCCGCAGCATCCCGCTTGGAGTCACACCGCCGCTGACACTGCCCCAGTTGCAGGTCACAGGAGGCTGA
- a CDS encoding flotillin family protein, whose product MTVMLIGGGILAVLLIAGFIFYTSSIRFAKPNEAMLITGKSDPNTTDETSDDQSRVIINNRAFVNPITERVSHISLSSRQVEVTIEAISNNGIQLKLAGVAQVKVGGDKISVRKAAQRFLDQQDAIDHYTQETLSGSLRSIVGTLSVDAIIKDRAQFAASVKEEAEHSMTNQGLVIDTFQIKSVDDAGGYLKNLGRPEAALVARNASIAEANSQREAAEAKALADQKTAEAEQKLALRRAELKQETDARQAEADAAGPLAHADQQQAIILKNQQVVARQAELREKELDIEVRKPADAAKYKVETEAAADLSRRTRISEATKVEAAAELETRKLKAAGNEVEAKALAAANTAKGNAETEINKIRGLAEAEVTKTKGIAEADVIGLRGRAEAEAIEAQAKAYSEFNEAAILNKLLEVLPSIAREIAAPMSAISNMTVISNDGAGQMSKNVASGVQQTAQMLKDTTGFDVIEMLKGYGKSTPVADSRGTGNGAVKEPAGPQ is encoded by the coding sequence ATGACAGTAATGCTGATCGGCGGGGGCATACTTGCCGTCCTACTCATCGCAGGATTCATCTTCTACACATCCAGCATCCGGTTCGCCAAGCCTAATGAGGCCATGCTCATCACCGGCAAGAGCGACCCGAACACAACTGATGAAACGTCCGATGATCAGTCTCGCGTCATCATTAACAATCGGGCGTTCGTCAACCCGATTACAGAACGCGTCAGCCATATCTCACTGTCCTCGCGCCAGGTTGAAGTCACCATCGAAGCCATCTCCAACAACGGCATCCAGCTCAAACTGGCTGGCGTAGCCCAAGTAAAGGTAGGCGGTGACAAGATCTCCGTCCGCAAGGCAGCCCAGCGTTTCCTTGACCAACAGGACGCAATTGATCACTACACCCAGGAGACCCTCTCGGGCTCCCTGCGTTCCATTGTGGGCACGCTGAGCGTTGACGCGATCATCAAGGACCGTGCTCAGTTCGCAGCATCCGTGAAGGAAGAAGCCGAGCATTCGATGACCAACCAGGGTCTGGTCATCGATACCTTTCAGATCAAGTCTGTGGACGACGCAGGCGGCTACCTGAAGAACCTCGGCCGTCCCGAGGCTGCCCTGGTTGCCCGGAACGCAAGCATTGCCGAAGCGAACTCCCAGCGTGAAGCTGCGGAAGCGAAGGCGCTCGCGGATCAGAAGACGGCTGAAGCTGAGCAGAAGCTGGCTCTGCGCCGCGCTGAACTGAAGCAGGAAACGGATGCCCGCCAGGCGGAAGCTGACGCCGCCGGTCCGCTTGCCCACGCCGATCAGCAGCAAGCGATTATCCTCAAGAATCAGCAGGTCGTGGCACGTCAGGCGGAGCTTCGCGAAAAGGAACTCGACATCGAGGTCCGCAAGCCCGCCGACGCTGCCAAGTACAAGGTTGAAACCGAAGCCGCGGCTGATCTTTCCCGCCGTACCCGCATCTCGGAAGCCACGAAAGTTGAAGCGGCGGCTGAACTCGAAACCCGAAAGCTCAAGGCCGCCGGCAATGAGGTCGAAGCGAAGGCTCTGGCAGCAGCTAATACCGCCAAGGGCAATGCCGAGACTGAAATCAACAAGATCCGTGGCCTTGCTGAGGCTGAGGTCACCAAGACCAAGGGCATAGCAGAAGCTGACGTCATTGGTCTTCGCGGCAGGGCTGAAGCAGAAGCCATCGAGGCCCAGGCCAAGGCGTACAGCGAGTTCAATGAGGCGGCAATCCTGAACAAGCTTCTGGAGGTTCTGCCTTCCATTGCCAGGGAGATCGCCGCCCCGATGAGCGCGATCAGCAACATGACGGTCATCTCTAACGATGGTGCAGGCCAGATGAGCAAGAACGTTGCCTCTGGTGTACAGCAGACCGCGCAGATGCTTAAGGACACCACCGGTTTCGATGTGATCGAGATGCTCAAGGGCTACGGCAAATCTACCCCCGTCGCAGACAGCCGGGGCACCGGAAATGGCGCCGTCAAAGAACCAGCCGGACCACAGTGA
- a CDS encoding ABC transporter substrate-binding protein, with protein sequence MGWQRMRVAGASAVALLMIAGCAGAGKDTPAANQPLRVVGQFEFHSLDPSTAGGLFTRLEVAETLVDADSKGVLQPGLADNWTASADGLSWTLTLRSGALFHDGTEVTADVAAAALNTAHGKAGTPLATVPLKAISAEGNSVRVDLTEPFAPLPAVLAHTSTQILAPSSYGPDQAVTKVVGSGPYRVTQLEPPANIKLAAFEQWRGEKPEISEVTYQAVGRSESRALMAESAQSDVTFGMDPTSLQKIKQAGKLNIADVTLPRAILLKVNSGHDVLGDVQVRRAISMALDRESMATALLRDPEMAATQLFPPSLPDWHQESATPLEHDPSKAKELLADAGWVPGSDGTLERDGKKFSVTLRTFPDRPELPVLATAIQAKLKELGIALDVKVGNSSEIPAGHKDGSLELALYSRNYALVPDALVTLADDFAPEGGDYGAMGWNDPALTSAFDALASGHDADHAAESRRKVTDILQTQLPVIPVAWYRQSAVVSPRIEGLILDPLERSWRLSGLTWAK encoded by the coding sequence ATGGGTTGGCAGAGGATGAGGGTGGCGGGGGCATCCGCCGTCGCGTTATTGATGATTGCGGGGTGCGCCGGTGCGGGCAAGGACACTCCGGCAGCTAACCAGCCGCTGAGGGTGGTGGGGCAGTTTGAGTTCCACAGCCTGGACCCTTCGACGGCTGGTGGCCTGTTCACACGTCTGGAGGTGGCAGAAACCCTTGTCGACGCCGATTCCAAGGGCGTCCTCCAACCGGGACTGGCCGACAACTGGACCGCCTCCGCCGACGGACTGTCCTGGACGCTCACGCTCCGTTCCGGTGCCCTCTTTCATGACGGTACGGAGGTCACAGCTGACGTGGCAGCCGCCGCGCTAAACACGGCACACGGCAAGGCTGGCACTCCGCTGGCGACGGTTCCCCTCAAGGCGATCTCTGCCGAAGGCAATTCTGTCCGCGTGGACCTGACGGAGCCGTTTGCTCCCCTGCCGGCGGTGCTGGCCCACACAAGCACCCAGATCCTCGCCCCCAGCTCCTACGGCCCGGACCAGGCAGTGACCAAGGTAGTAGGTTCAGGACCATACCGGGTGACACAGCTCGAGCCGCCTGCAAACATCAAACTGGCGGCATTCGAGCAGTGGCGCGGCGAAAAACCGGAGATATCCGAGGTCACGTATCAGGCCGTGGGGAGATCCGAGAGCAGGGCGCTGATGGCCGAAAGCGCCCAGTCAGACGTCACCTTCGGCATGGACCCCACCAGCCTTCAGAAGATCAAGCAGGCAGGCAAGCTGAACATTGCCGACGTGACCCTGCCCCGGGCCATCCTGCTCAAGGTCAACTCCGGCCATGACGTTCTGGGCGACGTCCAGGTTCGGCGCGCAATAAGCATGGCCCTGGACCGTGAATCAATGGCAACAGCATTGTTGCGGGACCCCGAGATGGCGGCCACGCAGCTCTTCCCGCCATCGCTGCCAGACTGGCACCAGGAATCTGCCACACCGTTGGAACACGACCCGTCCAAGGCCAAGGAGCTGCTGGCCGACGCCGGCTGGGTCCCGGGCAGCGACGGCACTCTGGAACGCGATGGCAAGAAATTCTCGGTCACCTTGCGAACTTTCCCGGACCGTCCGGAACTGCCCGTCCTGGCCACCGCGATCCAAGCGAAGCTGAAGGAACTGGGCATTGCCCTGGACGTAAAGGTGGGTAACTCCAGTGAAATTCCGGCCGGGCACAAGGACGGGTCGCTGGAGCTGGCGCTTTACTCCCGTAACTATGCACTGGTGCCCGACGCCCTGGTAACCCTCGCCGATGATTTTGCCCCTGAAGGTGGCGACTATGGCGCCATGGGCTGGAACGACCCCGCGCTCACGTCAGCTTTCGACGCCCTGGCCAGCGGCCATGACGCCGACCACGCAGCGGAGTCCCGCCGAAAAGTAACCGACATCCTGCAGACCCAGCTGCCCGTCATCCCGGTGGCCTGGTACCGGCAGAGCGCCGTGGTCAGCCCGCGGATTGAAGGCCTCATCCTGGATCCGTTGGAGCGCTCGTGGCGTCTTAGCGGCTTGACCTGGGCCAAGTAG
- a CDS encoding ABC transporter permease, with product MTLSTAKPRASNSALRRFAVPPALAATASVLGRRAIQAAGVVLLVSTACFAIVQSLPGDIAFRIAAGRYGYDQVTAASADSVRAELGLDRPVWLQLVDWLAGLASLDLGNSLVTGASVAGELGLHLASSLQLAVAALVLALIVGATVGALAAARPGGILDRLTTVWVSAARALPPFLLGLALILLFSVHLGVLPAAGHGEANNIVLPAATLAVGLSGLFARVTRDAMAQIRQSDYVRFAATKGIGSWLVFLRHVCRNTGVTLIAYVGVQVLVLIEGVVVVESLFAWPGLGHALVHAIFWRDIPMIQAAALALALMVVAMNTVVDLATAAVDPRPRHKEAVL from the coding sequence ATGACTTTATCGACCGCTAAACCCCGCGCCTCCAACAGTGCCTTAAGAAGGTTCGCCGTCCCTCCCGCCCTGGCCGCCACGGCAAGCGTTCTGGGCCGCCGCGCCATCCAGGCGGCAGGGGTAGTTCTACTCGTCTCCACCGCTTGCTTCGCCATCGTCCAAAGCCTCCCCGGGGATATCGCTTTTCGGATTGCCGCTGGCCGCTACGGCTATGACCAGGTGACTGCTGCGTCAGCGGACAGCGTCCGCGCTGAGCTGGGGCTTGACCGGCCGGTCTGGCTCCAGCTTGTGGACTGGCTGGCTGGCCTGGCCTCCCTTGACCTGGGCAATTCCCTGGTCACTGGGGCAAGCGTGGCCGGGGAGCTTGGGCTTCACCTCGCCAGCAGCCTGCAGCTGGCCGTGGCCGCGCTGGTTCTTGCATTGATCGTCGGGGCGACGGTGGGAGCCCTGGCAGCGGCCCGGCCGGGCGGCATCCTTGACCGACTGACGACAGTTTGGGTTTCCGCCGCACGGGCGCTGCCGCCCTTCCTGCTCGGACTGGCCCTGATCCTGCTGTTTTCGGTTCATCTGGGCGTGCTCCCCGCCGCTGGCCATGGAGAGGCGAACAACATCGTGCTCCCTGCGGCAACGCTCGCAGTCGGCCTCTCCGGGCTGTTCGCCCGGGTGACCCGCGACGCGATGGCACAGATCCGGCAATCGGACTATGTGCGCTTCGCCGCCACCAAGGGCATTGGCAGTTGGCTCGTGTTCCTGCGGCACGTCTGCAGGAACACCGGCGTGACCTTGATCGCCTACGTCGGGGTGCAGGTGCTGGTTCTCATCGAAGGCGTTGTGGTGGTGGAAAGCCTTTTCGCCTGGCCAGGCCTGGGGCATGCCTTGGTCCATGCAATCTTCTGGCGGGACATCCCCATGATCCAGGCCGCAGCGCTGGCGCTTGCGCTCATGGTGGTTGCCATGAATACGGTCGTTGACCTGGCAACGGCGGCTGTGGATCCCCGGCCCCGCCACAAGGAGGCAGTACTGTGA
- a CDS encoding type 1 glutamine amidotransferase domain-containing protein — MKKILMVLTSVSEIGDTGEKTGYNVAEAAHPWKVFKDSGHFVDFASIQGGQPPRDEVDSKDPIQVAFTEDETTRAGLYNTARVDVVDPDQYDAVYLVGGHGTMWDFPDSEGLQKLLSSVYNAGGVVGAVCHGPAGLVNVELANGLRLVEGRKVAAFTNDEEVAAGKDKVIPFFLADRLEEQGATHVSADVFEEKVVVDDRLVTGQNPASAAGVAKEMEKLLAEVIHQEKAEEQHDAEALRAGKDAEKNAKKKAAAEAEH, encoded by the coding sequence ATGAAGAAAATCCTCATGGTACTGACCAGCGTTTCCGAGATCGGCGATACGGGAGAGAAGACCGGCTACAACGTGGCCGAGGCTGCACATCCCTGGAAGGTCTTCAAGGATTCCGGGCATTTCGTAGACTTCGCGTCCATCCAGGGCGGCCAGCCGCCGCGCGACGAAGTGGACTCAAAAGATCCTATCCAGGTCGCCTTCACGGAGGACGAGACCACGCGCGCCGGTCTCTACAACACTGCCCGCGTCGACGTCGTTGATCCCGATCAGTACGACGCCGTCTACCTGGTGGGAGGCCACGGCACCATGTGGGACTTCCCGGACAGCGAAGGCTTGCAGAAGCTCCTGTCCAGCGTCTACAACGCCGGCGGTGTGGTGGGCGCGGTCTGCCATGGACCGGCCGGGCTTGTGAACGTAGAACTGGCCAACGGACTGCGGCTCGTCGAGGGCAGGAAGGTCGCCGCCTTCACCAACGACGAGGAGGTTGCCGCAGGGAAGGACAAGGTCATCCCGTTCTTCTTGGCCGACCGACTTGAGGAACAGGGTGCCACACACGTCTCCGCTGATGTTTTTGAGGAGAAGGTCGTGGTTGACGACCGGCTGGTGACCGGCCAGAACCCGGCCTCGGCCGCCGGCGTGGCCAAGGAGATGGAGAAGCTCTTGGCAGAGGTTATCCACCAGGAAAAAGCCGAGGAGCAGCACGATGCGGAGGCTCTGCGTGCAGGAAAGGACGCCGAGAAAAACGCCAAGAAGAAGGCAGCGGCAGAAGCGGAGCACTAA
- a CDS encoding SPFH domain-containing protein, with product MASIKRYPWISHFLGSPTGYVVHLQKGQVRHQGVGQAFWFRPANSVLSEVPVDDQELPTLFHAITRDHQDVSVQANVTYRFVDPVAVSNRLDFGLQPTGLAPATGKEQVATIIGQLCQSHAIDQIATTTLAEALERGVSQLRAVLSEALRTDTRLLSTGIEVLGVQVLAVRPESDVERALQTPVREQLQSEADRAVYERRAVAVERERTISENEMASQIELATRREHLVAQEGANARAKLRRKLPQDSSRRRPRPNAKASAPQPKPTRSGW from the coding sequence ATGGCCAGCATCAAGCGCTACCCCTGGATCAGCCACTTCCTGGGCAGCCCCACCGGCTACGTCGTCCACCTTCAAAAGGGCCAGGTCAGGCACCAGGGGGTGGGCCAGGCGTTCTGGTTCCGTCCGGCGAATTCCGTGCTCAGCGAGGTCCCCGTGGATGACCAGGAACTGCCCACGCTCTTCCACGCCATCACCCGGGACCACCAGGACGTGAGCGTCCAGGCTAACGTGACCTACCGCTTCGTCGACCCCGTGGCCGTCTCCAACCGGCTCGACTTCGGCCTCCAACCGACCGGCTTAGCGCCAGCCACCGGGAAGGAACAGGTGGCCACGATCATCGGCCAGCTGTGCCAGAGCCACGCGATCGATCAGATCGCGACCACCACCCTCGCCGAAGCACTTGAGCGCGGGGTCAGCCAACTCCGCGCTGTCCTATCCGAAGCGCTCCGCACCGACACCCGGCTCCTGTCCACCGGCATCGAAGTTCTTGGGGTGCAGGTCCTGGCGGTCCGGCCAGAGTCCGACGTCGAGCGGGCGTTGCAGACGCCGGTCCGCGAACAGCTCCAATCCGAAGCCGACCGGGCCGTGTACGAACGCCGGGCAGTCGCCGTGGAGCGCGAACGAACCATTTCCGAGAACGAAATGGCGAGCCAGATCGAACTGGCCACCCGGCGCGAACACCTGGTCGCCCAGGAAGGCGCCAACGCACGCGCCAAGCTGAGGAGAAAGCTGCCGCAGGACTCATCGAGGCGCAGGCCTCGGCCGAACGCCAAGGCATCAGCGCCTCAGCCGAAGCCAACCAGATCAGGTTGGTAG